A genomic window from Massilia sp. METH4 includes:
- the cheY gene encoding chemotaxis response regulator CheY, whose product MADPKMKFLVVDDFSTMRRIVRNLLKELGYANVDEAEDGVMALAKLRSEQFDFVVSDWNMPNMDGLTMLQNIRADPALAKLPVLMVTAEAKKENIIAAAQAGANGYVVKPFTAATLDEKLNKIFEKLGA is encoded by the coding sequence ATGGCTGATCCAAAGATGAAATTTTTGGTTGTAGACGACTTCTCGACGATGCGCCGCATCGTCCGGAATCTGTTGAAAGAACTGGGTTATGCCAATGTCGACGAAGCCGAGGACGGCGTGATGGCCCTGGCCAAGCTGCGTTCGGAACAGTTCGACTTCGTCGTGTCCGACTGGAACATGCCGAACATGGATGGCCTGACCATGCTGCAGAACATCCGCGCCGATCCCGCGCTGGCCAAGCTGCCGGTGCTGATGGTGACCGCCGAGGCGAAGAAGGAAAACATCATCGCGGCGGCCCAGGCCGGCGCCAACGGCTACGTCGTCAAGCCTTTCACGGCGGCCACGCTGGACGAGAAGCTGAATAAGATCTTCGAAAAGCTCGGAGCCTGA
- a CDS encoding chemotaxis response regulator protein-glutamate methylesterase, translated as MKIKVVVVDDSALIRSVMTEIINSQPDMEVVGTAPDPLVARELIKQTNPHVLTLDVEMPKMDGLDFLEKLMRLRPMPVVMVSSLTERGSEITMRALELGAVDFVQKPKISIQTGMREYADLIADKIRAAAKARIRARTLPQAGAEGHAPLPQLRNPLMSSEKLIIVGASTGGTEAIREFLMQMPSDCPGILITQHMPEGFTRSFAKRLDSLCKISVQEAQGNERVLPGHAYIAPGHSHLLLARSGANYMTKLDQGEPVNRHRPSVDVLFRSAAQHAGKNAVGVILTGMGKDGAAGMLEMKAAGAYNFAQDEASCVVFGMPREAIAVGATHEVGALQALPGMVLGYLAQHGMRALRV; from the coding sequence ATGAAGATCAAGGTGGTGGTTGTCGACGACTCGGCGCTGATCCGCAGCGTGATGACCGAAATTATCAACAGCCAGCCGGACATGGAAGTGGTGGGCACGGCGCCCGACCCGCTGGTGGCGCGCGAACTGATCAAGCAAACCAATCCGCACGTGCTGACCCTGGACGTGGAAATGCCGAAGATGGACGGCCTGGATTTCCTTGAAAAGCTGATGCGGCTGCGGCCGATGCCGGTGGTGATGGTGTCCTCCCTGACCGAGCGCGGTTCCGAGATCACGATGCGCGCGCTGGAACTGGGCGCCGTCGACTTCGTGCAGAAGCCGAAGATCTCGATCCAGACGGGGATGCGCGAGTATGCCGACCTGATCGCGGACAAGATCCGCGCGGCGGCCAAGGCCCGTATCCGCGCCCGCACGCTGCCCCAAGCGGGCGCCGAAGGGCACGCACCCCTGCCACAATTACGCAATCCGCTGATGTCGTCCGAAAAACTGATCATCGTCGGTGCGTCCACCGGCGGTACCGAGGCGATCCGGGAATTCCTGATGCAGATGCCGTCCGACTGCCCGGGGATCCTGATCACGCAGCACATGCCGGAAGGGTTTACACGCTCGTTCGCCAAGCGCCTGGATTCGCTGTGCAAGATTTCGGTGCAGGAGGCGCAAGGCAACGAGCGCGTGCTGCCGGGCCATGCGTATATCGCGCCCGGCCATTCGCACTTGCTGCTGGCGCGTTCCGGCGCGAACTACATGACGAAGCTCGACCAGGGCGAACCCGTCAATCGCCACCGGCCGTCGGTCGATGTGCTGTTCCGCTCCGCGGCCCAGCACGCCGGCAAGAACGCGGTGGGGGTGATCCTGACCGGCATGGGCAAGGACGGCGCGGCGGGCATGCTGGAGATGAAGGCGGCCGGGGCGTATAATTTTGCTCAGGATGAGGCCAGTTGCGTCGTCTTCGGCATGCCGCGCGAGGCGATCGCCGTGGGCGCTACCCACGAGGTGGGGGCGTTGCAGGCGCTGCCGGGCATGGTGCTGGGTTATCTGGCGCAACACGGGATGCGCGCATTGCGCGTGTAG
- the cheD gene encoding chemoreceptor glutamine deamidase CheD: MDKEHIATNVYFDRTFDCEAAKILPGEYYFTHKDMLIVTVLGSCVSACIRDRVSGLGGMNHFMLPDGGAEANSPVSASARYGTYAMEILINSLLKAGARRDNLEAKVFGGGAVLKGFTAMNVGERNAAFVQTFLRNERIRIVAEDLNDVYPRKVYFFPRTGKVLVKKLMQSHNDTLAKREIEYASRLKVQPVAGEIELF; this comes from the coding sequence ATGGACAAAGAACACATCGCCACCAACGTCTACTTCGACCGCACCTTCGATTGCGAAGCGGCGAAGATACTGCCGGGCGAGTACTACTTCACGCACAAGGACATGCTGATCGTGACGGTGCTGGGCTCGTGCGTGTCGGCCTGCATCCGCGACCGCGTGTCCGGCCTGGGCGGCATGAACCATTTCATGCTGCCCGATGGCGGCGCGGAGGCGAACAGCCCCGTGTCGGCGTCCGCCCGCTACGGCACCTACGCGATGGAAATCCTGATCAACAGCCTCCTGAAGGCGGGCGCGCGCCGCGACAACCTGGAAGCGAAGGTGTTCGGCGGCGGCGCAGTGCTCAAGGGCTTCACCGCGATGAACGTGGGCGAGCGCAATGCGGCGTTCGTCCAGACTTTCCTGCGCAACGAGCGCATTCGCATCGTGGCCGAGGACTTGAACGATGTCTATCCGCGCAAGGTGTACTTCTTCCCGCGCACGGGCAAGGTGCTCGTGAAGAAGCTGATGCAGTCGCATAACGACACGTTGGCCAAGCGCGAAATCGAATACGCAAGCCGCCTGAAGGTACAGCCTGTGGCCGGCGAAATCGAACTGTTCTGA
- a CDS encoding CheR family methyltransferase: protein MMSRETVKEFDFNGRDFERVRGLIYKRAGISLADSKQEMVYSRLARRLRATGITSFARYLDDLEAGRMPNEWESFTNALTTNLTSFFREAHHFPLLADHVKKHKGETLNIWCSASSTGEEPYSIAITVCEALGTLSPPVHIIATDIDTNVLATAANGIYPIERIEKLSAEQQRRFFLKGKGDKAGMVRARPELRQLITYRQLNLLEDKWDIRGPFDVIFCRNVMIYFDKATQRKILSRFVPLMKPDALLFAGHSENFLYVSDALKLRGKTVYELDNSARALANQRA, encoded by the coding sequence ATGATGTCCAGGGAAACCGTCAAGGAGTTCGACTTCAACGGCCGCGACTTCGAGCGCGTGCGGGGGCTGATCTACAAGCGGGCCGGCATTTCGCTGGCCGATAGCAAGCAGGAGATGGTCTACAGCCGCCTGGCGCGCCGCCTGCGCGCCACCGGCATCACGTCGTTCGCCAGGTACCTGGACGACCTGGAAGCGGGCCGCATGCCGAACGAGTGGGAATCGTTTACCAACGCGCTGACGACGAACCTCACGTCGTTCTTCCGCGAGGCACACCATTTCCCGCTGCTGGCCGACCACGTGAAGAAGCACAAGGGCGAGACCCTGAACATCTGGTGCTCGGCCAGTTCGACCGGCGAGGAGCCGTATTCGATCGCGATCACCGTGTGCGAGGCACTGGGCACATTGAGCCCGCCGGTGCACATCATCGCGACCGATATCGACACGAACGTGCTGGCCACGGCGGCCAACGGCATCTATCCGATCGAGCGCATCGAAAAACTCAGCGCCGAGCAGCAGCGCCGCTTCTTCCTGAAAGGGAAGGGCGACAAGGCGGGCATGGTGCGGGCGCGTCCCGAACTGCGCCAGCTGATCACGTACCGGCAACTGAACCTGCTGGAGGACAAGTGGGATATCCGCGGCCCGTTCGACGTGATCTTCTGCCGCAACGTGATGATCTATTTCGACAAGGCCACGCAGCGCAAGATCCTGTCGCGCTTCGTGCCGCTGATGAAGCCCGACGCGCTGCTGTTCGCCGGGCATTCCGAGAATTTCCTGTACGTGTCCGACGCGCTGAAGCTGCGCGGCAAGACCGTCTACGAGCTCGACAACTCCGCACGCGCGCTTGCGAACCAGCGCGCATAA